From a single Gimesia fumaroli genomic region:
- a CDS encoding DUF485 domain-containing protein — translation MAGFDHGPNEPGEQENLETISRNTRLGLKLFIVYLALYGGFVFLNTFSPAQMELVVFAGLNLAIVYGFTLIIAAFALAMIYGWLCRNDVSSSTSESKEASE, via the coding sequence ATGGCAGGTTTTGACCACGGCCCCAACGAGCCTGGTGAGCAGGAAAATCTCGAGACGATTTCTCGAAATACCCGCTTGGGGCTTAAATTATTCATTGTCTATCTGGCTCTGTACGGCGGATTCGTTTTTCTGAATACCTTCTCTCCCGCCCAGATGGAACTGGTTGTCTTCGCTGGTCTGAACCTGGCGATTGTTTACGGCTTCACTCTGATCATCGCCGCTTTCGCACTCGCCATGATCTATGGCTGGCTCTGCCGCAACGATGTCTCTTCCTCTACTTCGGAAAGTAAGGAGGCATCAGAATGA
- a CDS encoding GTPase, whose product MSSTLHEFSKIIHELRDHLRALEQRANQLDLAELSGREWFDILERKLIPQLADNLYLVVAVVGGTNIGKSVVFNHLVNQQTSAISPLASQTRHPVCLVPQNFEQTHNLDQIFQGFQLIPWSSPEDPLKQDEQHLLFWKHSETLASNLLVLDTPDIDSDAEVNWERAERIRQSADVLVTVLTQQKYNDAAVKQFFREAAREDKVIITIFNQCQLPDDEQYWPLWLNTFCQETGVHPELVFIAPNDRQAATNLQLPIYPRSFEPAAPETASEPQSTAPSADTPADLMQVLSQMQFGEIKVRTLKGALHYLIEQDTGVPSYLQQIKRRSNEFRSASELLSEQELAEIENWPLVPNSIIVSAVRHWWQEQREGWSAQVHGFYNTIGKGVLWPVRYIKSLTTEEKRPPMEIYREQEWSVVLQTVEGIYDRLTLVSELGNELLTNRLKSVLNGTSRAELIKILHEEHASFDFTAQLEELIDSEMTFFKSESPQYYTFLKQLDHIAAVARPALSVGLFFVGFGAVGDVGTQIVTDTMIQSVVNVSGDVAGGAVTTTVGETAVSNTAASGAGYLEAKFRRFHAVFAQKRTEWLATAIREHLLKTLPEELKSAVSLPDSEMYQSVQNSVSKLETQLSQLRISL is encoded by the coding sequence ATGTCATCTACACTTCACGAATTTTCAAAGATCATTCACGAGCTCAGAGACCATCTGCGTGCGCTCGAACAACGTGCCAATCAGCTGGATCTGGCAGAACTCAGCGGACGCGAATGGTTTGATATCTTAGAGCGAAAACTGATCCCGCAGCTTGCCGACAACCTCTACCTGGTCGTCGCCGTCGTGGGAGGGACCAACATCGGAAAAAGTGTAGTCTTCAATCATCTGGTCAATCAGCAAACCAGCGCCATCAGCCCACTGGCATCACAGACAAGACATCCCGTCTGCCTGGTTCCCCAAAATTTTGAACAAACGCACAATTTGGACCAAATCTTCCAAGGCTTCCAGTTGATCCCCTGGTCTTCACCGGAAGATCCCCTCAAACAGGACGAACAACACCTGCTGTTCTGGAAACATAGTGAAACCCTGGCTTCGAATCTACTGGTACTGGATACGCCCGACATCGACAGCGATGCGGAAGTCAACTGGGAGCGCGCCGAACGAATTCGACAATCGGCGGATGTTCTGGTAACGGTCCTCACACAGCAAAAATATAATGACGCCGCGGTAAAACAGTTTTTTCGCGAGGCAGCACGAGAAGACAAAGTCATCATCACCATTTTCAATCAGTGCCAGCTCCCCGATGATGAACAATACTGGCCCCTCTGGCTCAACACCTTCTGCCAGGAAACCGGAGTTCATCCCGAACTGGTCTTCATTGCTCCGAATGACCGTCAGGCCGCGACGAATTTACAGCTTCCGATTTACCCCCGCTCATTTGAACCGGCGGCACCTGAAACCGCATCTGAGCCACAATCGACTGCCCCTTCCGCTGACACGCCAGCTGATTTAATGCAGGTTCTGTCACAAATGCAGTTCGGCGAAATCAAAGTCCGTACCTTAAAAGGGGCCTTGCATTATCTGATCGAACAGGACACCGGCGTTCCCAGCTACCTCCAGCAAATCAAGCGACGCAGTAACGAATTCCGCTCCGCATCGGAGCTCCTCTCCGAACAGGAACTGGCGGAAATTGAAAACTGGCCCCTGGTTCCGAATTCCATCATTGTGTCGGCGGTTCGCCACTGGTGGCAGGAACAACGGGAAGGCTGGTCGGCTCAGGTTCATGGCTTTTACAACACGATCGGCAAGGGAGTGCTCTGGCCCGTTCGCTACATCAAATCTCTGACAACAGAAGAGAAACGCCCCCCGATGGAGATCTATCGGGAACAGGAATGGTCGGTCGTTTTACAAACCGTCGAAGGAATTTACGACCGTCTGACATTGGTGAGTGAACTCGGAAACGAACTTCTCACCAATCGACTGAAGTCAGTATTAAACGGCACCTCACGCGCAGAACTGATAAAGATTCTACACGAGGAGCATGCCAGCTTCGATTTCACAGCGCAACTCGAAGAACTGATCGACAGTGAAATGACCTTTTTCAAGAGCGAAAGCCCGCAGTATTACACATTCCTGAAACAGCTGGACCACATCGCCGCTGTGGCGCGGCCTGCATTAAGCGTCGGCCTGTTTTTCGTCGGCTTTGGTGCCGTTGGTGATGTCGGAACGCAGATCGTGACTGATACGATGATTCAATCCGTCGTGAATGTCAGCGGCGATGTCGCAGGAGGTGCCGTCACCACTACCGTGGGAGAAACAGCTGTCAGCAACACAGCCGCGAGCGGCGCGGGTTATCTCGAAGCCAAATTTCGCAGGTTCCACGCCGTCTTTGCACAAAAACGAACAGAATGGCTGGCCACAGCGATTCGAGAACACTTATTGAAAACACTGCCGGAAGAACTAAAATCAGCGGTAAGTCTGCCGGACTCAGAAATGTATCAGTCCGTTCAAAATTCAGTCTCAAAGCTGGAAACGCAACTCAGCCAACTACGGATTTCACTCTAA
- the tsf gene encoding translation elongation factor Ts: MAEITAAAVKALRELTDLPMMACKKALQQADGDQEKAIEILREEAGKIQLKRSDNATTEGRIVVLPSEDGSQTVMLEVVCESAPVATGEDLVNFSDACAAQLLAHPEVNTVEELMALPSEKSPGKTVNDDFMDMLNKIREKIVVSRIARSEGPTGGYVHHDGKTGVLFQAKGDTADADLLRGVAMHIAALKPAVVNESGLDPAVIQEERDRLTAEAKATGKPDNIIDKIVDGRMKTFFVEQGVLVYQPFAVDDSKTVSQALAEKGLEAVSFTRWTIGE, from the coding sequence ATGGCTGAAATTACAGCAGCAGCCGTGAAAGCGTTGCGTGAGCTTACTGACTTACCCATGATGGCTTGTAAAAAAGCATTACAGCAGGCTGACGGGGACCAGGAGAAAGCAATTGAAATTCTGCGTGAAGAAGCTGGAAAAATTCAGTTAAAGCGGAGTGACAACGCGACCACAGAAGGCCGAATTGTCGTACTTCCCAGTGAAGATGGCTCGCAGACCGTCATGCTGGAAGTCGTCTGTGAATCAGCGCCTGTTGCGACCGGTGAAGATCTGGTCAATTTTTCAGATGCCTGTGCTGCACAACTTCTGGCCCATCCTGAAGTCAATACGGTGGAAGAGCTGATGGCACTTCCTTCCGAGAAGTCTCCCGGTAAAACCGTCAACGATGATTTCATGGACATGCTGAATAAGATCCGGGAAAAAATCGTGGTTTCACGGATTGCCCGTTCAGAAGGTCCTACAGGCGGCTATGTTCATCACGATGGAAAGACCGGCGTGCTGTTTCAGGCTAAAGGCGACACAGCCGATGCAGATTTGCTGCGAGGCGTGGCGATGCATATTGCTGCCTTGAAGCCAGCCGTTGTTAATGAATCCGGGCTTGATCCTGCCGTGATCCAGGAAGAACGGGATCGTCTGACTGCCGAAGCAAAAGCGACTGGCAAGCCGGATAACATCATTGATAAGATCGTTGATGGTCGTATGAAGACATTCTTTGTGGAACAGGGAGTGCTGGTTTATCAACCGTTTGCTGTTGATGATTCCAAGACCGTCAGCCAGGCTTTGGCCGAAAAAGGACTGGAAGCAGTTTCGTTCACTCGCTGGACGATTGGCGAATAG
- a CDS encoding undecaprenyl-diphosphate phosphatase, whose amino-acid sequence MTWLKMILLSIIQGISEFLPISSSGHLVITESLLDIQADQTDVNIVLHAGTLLSILIFYHRTIFRLLNQDRRVIPLLIVGTLPVVVIGLTAKKFAEHMLESPLLAGCMLPVTGLFLLMIPRIPQKNQSYTEITFKQSLLIGFAQAIAILPGISRSGSTIVAGLLTGMSRQSAATFSFLLAIPAISGATILELGEILSNQHLSTPLSLLAAGAIVSALVGLLALWLLVRWLEKGKLHYFAYWCIPLGIIIVIMQLLG is encoded by the coding sequence ATGACCTGGTTAAAAATGATACTTCTGTCAATCATTCAGGGAATCAGCGAGTTTCTCCCCATCAGCTCATCAGGCCACCTGGTGATCACCGAAAGCCTGCTGGATATTCAAGCCGACCAGACAGACGTCAACATTGTGCTGCACGCGGGCACACTGCTCTCTATCCTGATCTTTTACCACAGAACAATCTTTCGGTTATTAAACCAGGACCGTCGCGTTATTCCGCTACTGATTGTGGGAACGCTACCCGTTGTGGTGATCGGACTCACTGCGAAAAAATTTGCCGAACATATGCTGGAAAGCCCTTTGCTGGCGGGCTGCATGCTGCCTGTCACAGGATTATTTCTATTGATGATTCCGCGAATTCCCCAGAAAAATCAAAGCTACACCGAAATCACCTTTAAACAGTCGCTGCTGATTGGCTTTGCCCAGGCCATCGCGATCCTGCCCGGCATCTCCCGTAGTGGCAGCACGATTGTCGCAGGTCTGCTCACCGGAATGTCTAGACAGTCCGCGGCCACCTTCTCTTTTCTGCTGGCCATCCCTGCTATCTCAGGCGCGACGATTCTCGAACTGGGAGAAATCCTGTCTAACCAGCATCTGAGCACGCCCCTGAGCCTGTTGGCTGCAGGAGCGATTGTCTCAGCATTGGTCGGGCTACTTGCCTTGTGGTTGCTGGTGCGCTGGCTCGAGAAAGGCAAATTGCATTACTTCGCGTACTGGTGCATTCCACTGGGAATCATCATTGTGATTATGCAGCTACTCGGGTGA
- the rpsB gene encoding 30S ribosomal protein S2: MSDLVVKDILEAGVHYGHKTSRWNPKMRPYIYGRRNQIHIIDLKETVRGIIRGKRYLERVSSQGSLILFVGTKKQAQGPIKDAATACGMPYVTERWLGGALTNFRTVRNRLKRLEELEGLEETGEINSYSKKMQSTLQREKRKVFRNLNGIRTMNRLPEALVVVDPTKEKNAVHEAHILGIKVVGLIDTDSDPDEVDLPIPGNDDSIRSIRLVMNQLASAVLAGTGKLPDTGKKDEGESGEEEHKPVPSL, from the coding sequence ATGTCAGATCTGGTCGTAAAAGATATTCTAGAGGCGGGTGTACACTACGGTCATAAAACGAGCCGTTGGAACCCCAAAATGCGTCCCTATATCTATGGGCGTCGCAATCAGATTCATATTATTGACTTAAAAGAAACTGTACGCGGAATTATTCGCGGTAAACGTTATCTGGAACGTGTTTCCTCACAGGGAAGTCTGATCCTGTTTGTCGGAACCAAGAAACAGGCACAAGGCCCGATCAAAGACGCTGCCACTGCCTGTGGTATGCCTTACGTTACCGAACGCTGGTTGGGTGGTGCATTGACCAACTTCCGTACCGTTCGTAATCGTCTGAAGCGTCTGGAAGAGCTGGAAGGATTGGAAGAGACTGGTGAAATCAATTCTTATTCCAAAAAGATGCAATCCACGCTGCAGCGTGAAAAGCGAAAAGTATTCCGCAACCTGAACGGGATTCGTACGATGAACCGTTTGCCGGAAGCGCTGGTTGTCGTTGATCCGACCAAAGAAAAGAACGCTGTTCACGAAGCACATATCCTGGGTATCAAAGTGGTCGGTCTTATCGATACGGACTCTGATCCTGATGAAGTGGATCTGCCGATTCCAGGAAACGATGACAGCATCCGCTCCATTCGTCTGGTTATGAATCAGTTGGCATCAGCTGTTCTCGCTGGAACAGGCAAGCTGCCTGATACCGGTAAAAAAGATGAAGGCGAGAGCGGAGAAGAAGAACACAAGCCTGTTCCTTCACTGTAA
- a CDS encoding ComEA family DNA-binding protein, with protein sequence MQNDPSEETPSKSFLGLQRDDQFFLGLLFIAILILSVVYLARLSRWGTEPIEIKRQKQLPYQYQIDINQASWVEFAQLNQIGPTLGKKIVAHRDTHGPFRSIDDLLKVKGIGPQKLEENRIHLRLSTPAPE encoded by the coding sequence ATGCAGAATGATCCTTCGGAAGAAACACCATCCAAATCGTTTCTGGGACTACAACGCGACGATCAGTTCTTCCTGGGTCTACTGTTCATTGCCATCCTCATCCTATCCGTCGTTTACCTGGCCCGGCTTTCCCGCTGGGGGACTGAGCCGATTGAAATCAAACGGCAGAAACAACTCCCCTATCAGTACCAGATCGATATCAACCAGGCCTCCTGGGTGGAATTTGCACAACTGAATCAGATTGGTCCGACCCTGGGAAAGAAAATCGTCGCACACCGTGATACGCACGGCCCCTTTCGTTCGATTGACGATTTACTAAAGGTCAAAGGAATCGGCCCCCAAAAACTCGAGGAAAATCGAATTCACCTCAGACTGTCAACACCGGCCCCTGAATAA
- a CDS encoding alpha/beta hydrolase has translation MKYLLLCMKQRQLARSVFTFMSMTLLATSVLFAQSKDTKGPPKPQEITLSSLGGWPISITYYESSNAADSPVVVLLHGKAGSKRVWDQKFAPTLQQNGFAVVSVDLRKHGKSQAAAATAGGSKNQKSRSKNRLSSLDYKAMVVDMETIWKFLFKEHQAKHLNMQKTAIVASDISVPVALNYALIDWSKLPYDDAPVLAAKTPKGQTIRAMVLISPESSVPGLSSTRPTVQLKSPLFGISFFVCSAQGDSLDRGTSKKLFTQLSSVPNSEQRMFSKEFPGKLRGTDMLGRRLGIELEIIKFLDVFLKKLPGDWADRRNRLDRDDE, from the coding sequence GTGAAGTATCTATTACTCTGTATGAAACAACGTCAGCTCGCGCGCTCTGTGTTCACATTTATGTCTATGACGCTCTTGGCGACAAGTGTTTTATTTGCACAGAGTAAAGATACAAAAGGTCCCCCAAAGCCCCAGGAGATTACCTTATCGTCGCTGGGGGGCTGGCCGATTTCGATTACGTATTATGAATCGAGTAACGCCGCTGATTCTCCTGTGGTCGTGTTGCTGCATGGAAAAGCGGGCAGTAAACGGGTCTGGGATCAAAAGTTTGCACCAACGCTACAGCAAAACGGCTTTGCGGTAGTTTCTGTTGATCTGCGGAAGCATGGAAAGAGTCAGGCAGCGGCTGCGACTGCAGGCGGAAGCAAAAATCAAAAATCACGATCAAAGAATCGACTGTCGTCTTTGGACTACAAAGCGATGGTTGTGGATATGGAAACCATCTGGAAGTTTCTGTTCAAAGAGCACCAGGCAAAGCATTTAAATATGCAAAAGACGGCGATTGTCGCCTCTGACATCAGTGTGCCGGTTGCTTTAAATTACGCTTTGATTGACTGGAGTAAGCTGCCTTACGATGATGCCCCGGTGCTAGCTGCCAAAACGCCGAAAGGGCAGACCATTCGGGCAATGGTTTTGATTTCGCCGGAATCCAGTGTGCCCGGACTTTCTTCCACGCGTCCGACTGTGCAATTGAAGTCTCCCTTGTTTGGGATTAGCTTTTTTGTTTGCAGTGCTCAGGGAGATTCGCTTGATCGGGGCACGAGCAAGAAACTGTTTACGCAGTTGAGTTCCGTTCCTAATTCGGAACAACGCATGTTTTCGAAAGAGTTTCCAGGAAAACTGCGTGGTACTGATATGCTGGGAAGAAGACTGGGAATAGAGCTTGAGATTATCAAGTTTCTGGACGTGTTTCTCAAAAAACTTCCCGGTGATTGGGCAGATCGCAGAAATCGATTGGACCGAGACGACGAATAA
- the glgX gene encoding glycogen debranching protein GlgX, whose protein sequence is MGRELVHSLSSPIHSMHTFSYGAVPQDNGVLFSVYSRSATTMWLLLYDHVDDSEPSEIIKFNQEYGRLGDIWTAFVSGIGPGQLYHFQADGPFQPEVGHRFDKRARLIDPYAKALAGNFQPSPDGIVRPPKCVVVDDQFDWQGDRHVRHHLADTVVYEMHVRGFTNSPTSGVENPGTYLGVIEKIPYLIDLGVTAVELMPIHEFPMNEADGTFTDHQNYWGYETLAFFAPHRGYAKGTEPGAQVREFKQMVRALHEAGIEVILDVVFNHTAEGNENGPTLSFRGLENQVYYHLEQGGKYYKNYSGCGNAINGNHPVVREMIFHCLRYWTCNYHIDGFRFDLASILSRDRSGRLVPNPPLVEAIAEDPLLADTKLIAEAWDAAGAYQVGSFSHIRWAEWNGRYRDDIRKFWRGDTPTLGDYATRLSGSSDLYQETGREPFHGVNFITAHDGFTMNDLVSYEYKHNYANREDNQDGENNNISMNFGVEGPTDDPAIVAMRERQIKNFLATLFLSQGVPMLLSGDECRRTQRGNNNTYCQDNSISWFDWSLVEKNSGLYRFSKELIHFRLCEPTLRQRNFLTGQSDGVEKLPDVSWFNVMGHPVDWAHDHHCMLCILGAKHSSRRVRDGSDLMIIVNSSPDAQAFELPFGIKPKEWNLTVDTSARSPLDIFPKRDGNTLYPRVAVLPARSLRCYVRRANRR, encoded by the coding sequence ATGGGTCGCGAATTGGTACACTCACTCAGCTCCCCGATTCACTCGATGCACACATTTTCCTACGGAGCGGTTCCGCAGGACAACGGGGTGCTTTTTTCGGTTTACAGCCGTTCTGCCACAACCATGTGGTTGTTGTTGTATGATCACGTCGATGATTCAGAACCGTCTGAGATCATTAAGTTCAATCAAGAGTATGGACGCCTGGGTGATATCTGGACGGCCTTTGTTTCGGGAATCGGTCCCGGCCAACTCTATCATTTTCAAGCCGATGGTCCGTTCCAGCCAGAGGTAGGGCATCGTTTCGATAAGCGCGCCCGATTGATCGACCCCTATGCCAAGGCATTGGCAGGAAACTTCCAGCCTTCACCTGATGGCATCGTTCGTCCGCCGAAGTGTGTTGTCGTCGATGACCAGTTCGACTGGCAAGGCGATCGTCATGTCCGGCATCATCTGGCAGATACCGTTGTGTATGAAATGCACGTGCGCGGTTTCACAAATTCCCCCACCAGTGGTGTCGAAAATCCTGGAACCTATCTGGGGGTGATTGAAAAAATTCCCTATCTGATTGACCTGGGTGTGACTGCGGTTGAGTTAATGCCGATTCATGAATTCCCCATGAATGAAGCCGATGGCACGTTTACGGATCATCAGAATTACTGGGGCTATGAAACGCTGGCCTTCTTTGCCCCACATCGTGGCTATGCGAAAGGTACTGAGCCTGGTGCTCAGGTGCGCGAGTTCAAGCAGATGGTGCGGGCGTTGCATGAAGCTGGCATCGAAGTCATTCTGGATGTCGTATTCAATCATACGGCAGAAGGGAATGAGAATGGCCCTACGCTTTCTTTCCGAGGCCTGGAAAATCAGGTTTATTACCATTTAGAGCAGGGTGGAAAATACTATAAGAACTATTCAGGTTGTGGTAATGCGATTAACGGAAACCATCCCGTTGTGCGGGAAATGATCTTCCATTGTCTGCGTTACTGGACCTGTAATTATCATATTGACGGTTTTCGTTTTGACCTGGCGTCGATTTTAAGTCGGGATCGGAGCGGGAGACTTGTACCGAATCCGCCTTTGGTGGAAGCCATCGCAGAAGATCCACTGTTGGCAGATACCAAGCTGATCGCAGAAGCCTGGGATGCCGCCGGTGCGTATCAGGTCGGTTCTTTTTCGCACATTCGCTGGGCTGAGTGGAACGGTCGTTATCGCGATGATATCCGTAAGTTCTGGCGCGGCGATACTCCTACATTGGGAGATTATGCAACGCGCCTTTCGGGATCGAGTGACCTCTATCAAGAAACAGGACGCGAACCGTTTCATGGCGTCAACTTCATTACCGCGCACGATGGTTTCACGATGAACGATCTCGTGAGCTATGAATACAAGCATAACTATGCCAACCGTGAAGACAATCAGGATGGCGAAAACAACAACATCAGTATGAATTTCGGGGTCGAAGGTCCAACGGATGATCCTGCGATAGTCGCGATGCGCGAACGCCAGATTAAGAATTTTCTGGCCACGCTGTTTTTGAGTCAGGGTGTTCCGATGCTGCTTTCCGGCGACGAATGCCGGCGTACACAGCGCGGAAACAATAACACGTACTGCCAGGATAATTCGATCTCCTGGTTTGACTGGTCACTGGTTGAGAAGAACAGTGGTCTGTATCGGTTCTCTAAGGAATTGATTCACTTCCGACTCTGTGAGCCGACATTACGACAACGGAATTTCCTGACCGGTCAATCAGATGGCGTGGAGAAGCTTCCTGACGTCAGCTGGTTCAATGTGATGGGCCACCCTGTCGACTGGGCTCATGATCATCACTGCATGTTGTGTATTCTTGGCGCCAAGCACTCCTCACGCCGGGTCCGTGATGGTTCCGATTTGATGATTATCGTCAATTCATCCCCTGATGCGCAGGCGTTTGAATTGCCGTTCGGGATCAAGCCTAAGGAATGGAATTTGACCGTCGATACTTCGGCCCGTTCGCCGCTGGATATCTTTCCGAAGCGAGATGGGAACACGTTGTATCCTCGTGTTGCTGTACTGCCCGCACGGTCGTTACGTTGTTATGTACGCCGCGCGAACCGTCGGTAA
- a CDS encoding thioredoxin family protein, whose protein sequence is MNTLIPATLVLSLSLAPMKTVEVPELPENVVKLFKAEQDVSRHQILLFTASWCPACVQLKNNEFPALKAKNWEISTKKSSHIRVIDVDQHQGLSDKYNIQSLPTLVLTVDGKEVSRSGALNAYSIAEMFYNRK, encoded by the coding sequence ATGAATACACTCATACCAGCTACTCTGGTGCTGTCGCTTTCGCTGGCACCGATGAAAACTGTGGAAGTCCCGGAACTACCTGAGAACGTTGTGAAGTTGTTCAAGGCCGAACAGGATGTCTCCCGTCATCAAATTCTGTTGTTTACCGCCAGTTGGTGCCCTGCCTGTGTGCAGTTAAAGAATAATGAATTTCCGGCATTGAAAGCAAAGAACTGGGAAATTAGTACGAAGAAATCGAGTCATATCCGCGTGATCGATGTCGATCAGCATCAGGGGCTGTCAGACAAATACAATATTCAATCTTTACCAACGTTGGTTTTGACCGTCGATGGTAAGGAAGTGAGCCGCTCGGGGGCTCTCAATGCTTACAGCATCGCAGAGATGTTCTACAATCGCAAATAA
- a CDS encoding GTPase, whose amino-acid sequence MPTSELAQIEMLATVDRLIQQLKQWSEQTTHWKTAQQCQAVIQQLLPRLDMLRVRLESPLVIATFGGTGTGKSSLVNALIGSYCTTSGRQRPTTMEPVLIAHPETDLDRLGLDLSQFHVEQKNLDQLRNIILIDCPDPDTSEVTEAESNLTRLQHIVPLCDILLYTSTQQKYRSARVSEELKEAAVGRRLIFVQTHAGLDEDIREDWRELLSKQFEVPEIYFVDSVKALEDQLADRPLEEEFASLKNILSTQLGKSERLQVRRANLLELIQNAIDHCSQKMDAALPAVRELETFLKQQHLTLTAQMSQELRTELLVSRNLWERRLISCVSDSWGFSPFSAMLRLYNGLGNFIASASLFRARNSAQVALIGALQGARWIGERNKEQAAEDRLKRIGSFGLDDNKLRESQLLIDGYVQSAGIVSQQDHLAGSLENIQTEAAHVEEQFLNDAGTKIDTIINRLAHKNSGWFTRAVYETLFLSFVVYALARIGKNFFLDSFQNESHILPIDFYVTAGVIFLIWSGFLVMMFTRKLKRGLTQEINQLSNDLAQAKLAHGLFPHLEQECQQVSSMQHSLERMGGEVHQLRNEIASSKILGAWKVTEPTTSAGS is encoded by the coding sequence ATGCCTACATCGGAATTAGCCCAAATTGAAATGCTGGCAACGGTCGATCGTTTAATCCAGCAACTCAAACAGTGGAGTGAGCAGACAACCCACTGGAAAACCGCCCAGCAATGCCAGGCAGTGATCCAGCAGCTACTCCCCCGTCTGGACATGCTGCGCGTGCGACTGGAGTCACCGCTGGTGATTGCCACGTTCGGCGGGACCGGCACCGGAAAGAGCAGTCTGGTCAATGCGTTGATTGGCTCCTACTGCACCACGTCAGGCAGACAACGACCAACCACAATGGAACCTGTGCTGATCGCTCATCCCGAAACGGACCTCGATCGGCTGGGACTGGACCTGAGCCAGTTTCATGTGGAGCAGAAAAATCTCGATCAGCTTCGCAATATCATTCTGATCGACTGCCCCGACCCCGATACGTCTGAAGTGACCGAGGCTGAAAGCAACCTCACCCGACTGCAACACATTGTCCCCTTGTGTGATATTCTGCTCTATACGTCGACACAACAGAAATACCGATCGGCGCGCGTTTCCGAAGAACTGAAAGAAGCGGCCGTCGGCAGGCGACTGATTTTCGTACAGACACACGCCGGCCTTGATGAAGACATTCGCGAAGACTGGAGAGAGCTGCTTTCAAAACAGTTTGAAGTCCCGGAAATCTATTTCGTCGATTCGGTCAAAGCGCTGGAAGACCAGTTAGCAGATCGGCCTTTGGAAGAAGAATTCGCCAGTTTAAAAAACATTCTGAGCACACAGCTAGGAAAGTCAGAACGCCTGCAGGTCCGTCGCGCCAACCTGCTGGAACTGATCCAGAATGCCATCGATCACTGTTCGCAAAAAATGGATGCCGCCCTGCCCGCCGTACGCGAACTGGAAACGTTCCTGAAACAGCAGCATCTCACATTGACCGCACAGATGTCGCAGGAACTCCGAACAGAACTACTCGTCAGCCGTAATCTCTGGGAGCGTCGGCTCATCTCCTGCGTCTCTGATTCCTGGGGCTTCAGCCCCTTCTCTGCAATGCTCCGACTCTACAATGGCTTGGGAAATTTCATCGCCTCGGCCAGCCTGTTCCGGGCAAGAAACTCGGCCCAGGTCGCATTGATTGGAGCACTCCAGGGTGCCCGCTGGATTGGAGAACGAAATAAAGAACAGGCCGCCGAAGATCGACTGAAACGGATTGGTTCGTTCGGCCTGGATGATAATAAGCTCAGAGAATCGCAATTACTCATTGATGGCTATGTCCAGTCCGCAGGCATTGTATCCCAGCAGGATCACCTCGCCGGCTCCCTGGAAAATATTCAGACAGAAGCAGCACACGTGGAAGAACAATTCCTGAATGATGCAGGTACTAAAATTGACACCATCATCAACAGACTGGCCCATAAAAACTCGGGCTGGTTCACCCGCGCTGTTTATGAAACGCTTTTTCTCTCCTTTGTGGTATATGCATTGGCACGGATCGGAAAAAACTTCTTCCTGGATTCCTTTCAGAACGAATCACATATCCTACCCATTGATTTTTATGTGACCGCCGGCGTCATTTTTCTGATCTGGTCAGGCTTCCTGGTGATGATGTTTACCCGGAAACTGAAACGAGGACTCACACAGGAAATCAACCAACTGTCAAATGATCTTGCACAGGCAAAATTAGCACATGGACTGTTTCCACATCTGGAACAGGAATGCCAGCAGGTTTCCTCAATGCAGCATTCACTGGAGCGCATGGGCGGCGAAGTGCACCAGTTGCGCAACGAAATCGCCTCATCCAAAATACTCGGCGCCTGGAAAGTAACAGAGCCGACAACAAGTGCCGGCTCGTAA